The following proteins are co-located in the Flectobacillus major DSM 103 genome:
- the gatC gene encoding Asp-tRNA(Asn)/Glu-tRNA(Gln) amidotransferase subunit GatC, with the protein MKIDKEALQKIAHLARLEMPESAETEIIGSLNSVLTWMEELNEIDTANVQPLTHMSLEVNALREDVVVPNISREQGLKNAPKQDGEYFRVPKVIE; encoded by the coding sequence ATGAAAATTGATAAAGAAGCACTCCAAAAAATAGCCCATTTGGCACGTTTAGAAATGCCCGAATCGGCAGAAACCGAAATTATTGGCTCGCTCAATTCGGTATTGACTTGGATGGAAGAATTGAATGAGATAGATACAGCCAATGTACAACCACTTACTCACATGAGCTTAGAAGTAAATGCCTTGCGTGAAGATGTTGTTGTACCTAATATTTCGAGAGAACAAGGGCTTAAAAATGCTCCAAAACAAGATGGCGAGTATTTTAGAGTACCCAAAGTAATAGAATAG
- the gltX gene encoding glutamate--tRNA ligase yields the protein MSQQVRVRFAPSPTGALHIGGVRTALYNYLLAKKLGGKMLLRIEDTDQNRFVQGAEEYIQESLQWLGITIDEGVGVGGPHAPYRQSERSAIYQQYAQQLIDAGKAYYAFDTTDELDAMRQTFESQGSAFQYNAVTRTRLKNSLTLSAEDVQAKIAAGDPYVIRLKVPAKEEIRFKDLIRDWVHVHSSTIDDKVLMKSDGLPTYHLANVVDDHLMEISHVIRGEEWLPSAPLHVLLYRAFGWENTMPQFAHLPLLLKPEGNGKLSKRDAELGGFPVFPLEWISPEGVKAIGFREEGYLKEALINFLAFLGWNPGTEQEIFSMDELIEAFSLERINKAGAKFDINKAKWYNEQYLRQRSDENLAQTYLADFDTDKAVKIVHLFKERVTFPQQITQEAKALFTAPTSYDEAVVASKWNDDAKKGIAAFKDALPAIENFVANDIKHALVAELEKLGIKMGKVMQALRVAVTGVGAGPDLMLSMEIMGKDEVITRLTTALEKLQ from the coding sequence ATGAGTCAACAAGTAAGAGTACGTTTTGCTCCAAGTCCAACAGGTGCATTGCACATTGGCGGTGTAAGAACAGCATTATATAACTATTTATTAGCCAAGAAATTAGGGGGCAAAATGCTGCTCCGTATTGAAGATACCGACCAAAATCGCTTTGTTCAAGGAGCTGAAGAATACATTCAAGAATCGCTCCAATGGCTTGGCATTACTATAGACGAAGGCGTAGGCGTGGGCGGGCCACACGCTCCGTATCGTCAATCCGAGCGTTCGGCTATTTATCAGCAATATGCACAGCAGTTGATTGATGCTGGCAAAGCGTATTATGCCTTTGATACTACCGACGAGCTAGATGCTATGCGTCAAACCTTTGAGAGTCAGGGGTCGGCGTTTCAATACAATGCCGTTACCAGAACTCGCCTAAAAAACTCATTGACCCTTTCGGCCGAAGACGTTCAGGCTAAAATAGCCGCTGGCGACCCTTATGTAATTCGTTTGAAAGTACCTGCCAAAGAGGAAATCCGTTTTAAAGATTTGATTCGTGACTGGGTACACGTACACTCTTCAACCATCGACGATAAGGTTTTGATGAAGTCGGACGGCCTGCCTACTTATCACCTTGCCAATGTTGTTGATGACCATTTGATGGAAATCTCGCACGTAATTCGTGGCGAAGAATGGTTGCCATCGGCCCCTCTACACGTATTGTTGTACCGTGCCTTTGGCTGGGAAAATACAATGCCTCAGTTTGCACACTTGCCTCTTTTGCTAAAGCCAGAAGGAAATGGCAAACTCTCGAAAAGAGATGCTGAATTGGGTGGTTTCCCTGTATTTCCTTTAGAATGGATTAGCCCAGAAGGCGTAAAAGCTATCGGCTTCAGAGAAGAAGGGTATTTGAAAGAAGCACTTATCAATTTCTTGGCATTTTTAGGCTGGAATCCTGGCACAGAACAAGAAATATTTAGCATGGATGAATTGATTGAGGCTTTCTCTTTAGAAAGAATCAACAAAGCTGGAGCTAAATTTGATATTAATAAAGCCAAATGGTACAATGAGCAGTATCTTCGCCAACGCAGCGATGAAAATTTGGCTCAAACGTATTTGGCTGATTTTGATACCGATAAAGCCGTAAAAATTGTACATCTTTTCAAAGAAAGAGTAACTTTCCCTCAGCAAATAACCCAAGAGGCCAAAGCATTATTTACAGCTCCAACTAGCTACGACGAAGCCGTAGTAGCTTCTAAATGGAACGACGATGCCAAAAAGGGTATTGCGGCTTTCAAAGACGCTTTGCCAGCCATAGAAAACTTCGTTGCCAACGACATCAAACACGCTTTGGTAGCTGAGTTAGAAAAACTAGGTATCAAAATGGGAAAAGTAATGCAGGCTTTACGAGTAGCCGTAACAGGCGTAGGTGCAGGCCCCGACTTGATGTTATCGATGGAAATTATGGGTAAAGATGAAGTGATTACAAGATTGACAACAGCATTGGAAAAACTTCAGTAA
- a CDS encoding Rid family detoxifying hydrolase, which yields MSKQIIFSEKAPAAIGPYSQAVLANGTLYISGQIAFALAEAGASIQDETKQVMENLKAILEAADMTFENVVKASIFVKDLNNFVAINEVYGSYFTSNPPARETVEVARLPKDVNVEISCIAVA from the coding sequence ATGAGCAAGCAAATTATTTTCTCTGAAAAAGCTCCTGCTGCCATTGGCCCCTATTCTCAAGCAGTATTGGCCAATGGAACTTTGTATATTTCTGGACAAATTGCCTTTGCTTTGGCCGAAGCAGGGGCTAGCATTCAAGACGAAACCAAACAAGTAATGGAAAATCTGAAAGCTATTTTAGAAGCGGCAGATATGACTTTTGAAAACGTAGTAAAAGCGTCTATTTTCGTAAAAGACTTGAACAACTTTGTCGCTATCAACGAGGTATATGGCAGTTATTTTACAAGCAACCCTCCTGCTCGTGAAACCGTAGAGGTAGCTCGTTTGCCCAAAGATGTTAACGTAGAGATTTCTTGTATTGCCGTAGCATAA
- the gloA2 gene encoding SMU1112c/YaeR family gloxylase I-like metalloprotein, whose amino-acid sequence MLPINHIHHIAIICSDYAVSKQFYTEILGFQVVQEVYRAERDSYKLDLSVNGLYQIELFSFPNPPKRPSRPESCGLRHLAFEVDSVPLVHDLLNSKGVECEAIRIDETSGKEFFFIADPDGLPIEFYEK is encoded by the coding sequence ATGCTTCCTATCAATCATATTCATCATATTGCCATTATCTGTTCGGATTATGCAGTTTCAAAGCAATTTTATACCGAAATCTTAGGTTTTCAGGTTGTACAAGAGGTGTATCGTGCCGAACGAGATTCCTACAAGCTTGACCTCAGTGTAAACGGTTTGTATCAAATAGAGTTATTCTCTTTTCCTAATCCTCCTAAAAGACCCTCACGTCCAGAATCTTGTGGATTGAGGCATCTGGCTTTTGAAGTTGACAGTGTGCCATTGGTGCATGATTTGTTAAACTCAAAAGGGGTTGAATGCGAAGCAATTAGAATAGATGAAACCTCGGGCAAAGAATTCTTTTTTATAGCCGACCCCGATGGCTTACCTATCGAGTTTTATGAAAAATAA
- a CDS encoding DMT family transporter: MKNKGVQYMLLSSLCFALMSALAKILGRHLPSVELVFFRNIIGVVFIVSSFLKKPLQQTGGRAGLLVLRGMMGTVSLYTLFYCITHIGLAQTSTYGQAFPIFLAIFSYFFVKNDRLNRKQWMAIGLGFVGILLIFKPDIHIPLRHHLAGLNYAIFTAMSFLSIRELKKYYDTRIVVLSFMIIGVIASSISMMLGEIVRTNQWDFFIGKFVMPQGIQWLWVLLMGLLAMGVQIFNTLALGAEKAGVVGVVSYSSIVFALILGALLGDTLPDNVTLMGIGCIIVSGIIISLKRENPETKAIEGTT; the protein is encoded by the coding sequence ATGAAAAATAAAGGTGTTCAGTATATGTTGCTTTCTTCTTTGTGTTTTGCCTTGATGAGTGCTTTGGCAAAAATATTGGGGCGACATTTACCTTCGGTCGAGCTAGTGTTTTTCAGAAATATTATTGGCGTTGTATTTATTGTATCTTCATTTTTAAAGAAACCATTACAACAAACTGGCGGTCGAGCAGGACTTTTGGTGCTTCGGGGCATGATGGGAACAGTATCGTTGTATACGCTTTTTTATTGTATTACCCATATTGGTTTGGCTCAGACAAGTACTTATGGACAGGCCTTTCCGATATTTTTAGCGATATTTTCGTATTTCTTTGTTAAAAATGACCGCCTCAATCGTAAGCAATGGATGGCCATAGGCTTGGGGTTTGTTGGGATTCTCTTGATTTTCAAGCCCGATATACATATTCCATTACGTCATCATTTGGCAGGGCTCAACTATGCTATCTTTACAGCAATGTCTTTTTTATCTATTCGAGAACTCAAAAAGTACTATGATACACGTATTGTGGTGCTTTCGTTTATGATAATAGGTGTTATTGCCAGTAGTATATCTATGATGCTAGGCGAAATCGTTCGTACCAATCAGTGGGATTTTTTTATTGGCAAATTTGTAATGCCTCAAGGTATTCAGTGGCTTTGGGTTTTGTTAATGGGCTTGTTGGCAATGGGTGTACAGATATTCAATACTTTGGCTTTGGGTGCCGAAAAGGCGGGTGTTGTGGGTGTAGTAAGTTATAGCAGTATTGTTTTTGCTCTTATTTTAGGAGCATTACTAGGCGATACACTACCCGACAATGTCACCTTGATGGGAATTGGCTGTATTATTGTCAGTGGTATTATTATTTCACTCAAGCGAGAAAACCCCGAGACCAAGGCTATCGAAGGCACAACATGA
- a CDS encoding RsiV family protein yields the protein MKYLLLCLCSICLITSCKQANRFETATSDTLSYSFKTYEKHSKNCLRPDSVCATVKFDHPVFEQVALNQAVENEMMAIFHDEADSTKSKPHSFDDIANPFVDEYDKVIAEGKQFTEEINEKNPGGFFAMPWYMEGNMKVFRQTDTYIMLHTNTNWFMGGPHPISMEYYYVFDRQSFKRVLLEDLFIKGYERKLLEIAEKKFRENEKLKPADKLDDLNGYFFENEKFILNDNFVLTEKGIKFLYNVYEIKAYAAGITELELSYESLKGILK from the coding sequence ATGAAATACCTGCTTCTTTGCCTTTGTAGTATCTGTTTGATAACAAGTTGTAAACAGGCCAACCGATTTGAAACGGCTACCAGCGATACGCTGAGCTATTCGTTTAAAACGTATGAAAAACACAGTAAAAACTGCCTTCGTCCCGACTCGGTATGTGCTACCGTAAAATTTGACCATCCTGTTTTTGAGCAGGTTGCTCTCAATCAAGCTGTAGAAAATGAAATGATGGCTATTTTTCATGACGAGGCCGATAGTACCAAGTCAAAGCCTCATTCTTTTGACGATATTGCTAATCCTTTTGTCGATGAATACGACAAAGTGATTGCAGAAGGTAAGCAGTTTACCGAAGAAATCAACGAGAAAAACCCCGGTGGTTTTTTTGCTATGCCTTGGTATATGGAAGGTAATATGAAGGTATTTCGCCAAACTGACACCTATATTATGTTGCATACCAATACCAACTGGTTTATGGGAGGGCCACATCCCATAAGTATGGAGTATTACTATGTGTTTGACCGTCAGAGTTTTAAAAGAGTTCTTTTAGAAGATTTGTTTATCAAAGGATATGAACGTAAGCTTTTGGAAATAGCTGAAAAGAAATTTAGAGAAAATGAAAAACTCAAACCTGCCGATAAATTAGATGATTTGAATGGATATTTCTTTGAAAACGAGAAGTTTATATTGAACGATAATTTTGTACTAACCGAAAAAGGAATTAAGTTTTTGTATAATGTTTACGAAATAAAAGCCTATGCTGCTGGTATTACCGAGCTGGAGCTGAGTTACGAATCGTTAAAGGGGATATTAAAATAG